The Methanophagales archaeon genomic interval AAGTAAAATCGTGAATATAAAGAGTTATCGGTATAAAATATATTGTAAAAGGTAATGCAGAAGCCCATTCTATAAATCTTTTTTCATCATCTTCGTTGAAAAAATTTGGCAATAAATGGATACCAATACTAGGTTTTTTGGGCTTTAAAGGAAAATCTTTGAGGTCTTCTAAAAGCATTGAAGTACAAGGAATGACTTTGACATCATTTTTTATATATGATAATTTCTCCCTATCCCCTGAACTCCTTACAGTTATATATCTATAATCCTCTAAGTAGTGAAGATCTTTAGGAAAATCGACAATGCCGACCGCATTTAAAATATGATTTCCAGGTATCTTGAATTTATCATAGAACAAGTCGGGGCTTGGTCGAAGAAGATGACCACCACCTATAATGATAGTCTCGTAATCATTGGAATGAGTTCATCAAAGTCTACCTCCATACCTCTTAGAATTTTTTTAACACTTAATCCAATAGCTACATCTCCGGTATTGCCACTAATATTATCATAGAGTATTCCTACTTTTTTCATTTATACACTCCATTAAAGCCTATAGCATGATTCGCTTCTTTTGAGAGCATATAACTGCCATATCCTTCTTCTGATACGAAATCTAATACTATTTCCCCTTTAACAAATTGTGCACCAAATGCAAAGTAATACCTATGCAAATGCTCATAATGTATCTCTGCCCCGCTTATTTTCGGGTCCACAAAAGGCAAATACCTTTCACCTATCCACTCAAGCATTTTTTTTTTACTATTTTTGTTTTTATCATATCTTACTCTTCCTTTCCTTATATGTGTTATGGTCGATCCTAGAATCCAATTACTGGGTTGCACCCTTGTTAGTATACAACTAGTTAAGAAACAGTATTTAAAACTTTCGATACACGTGCTGTGTTGCATAACTATAAATATAGATGTTTTCCTATGGAATGAATTATGAGAAAAGAGCGTTGGGGGAAGAAATATAAAGATAAGCGAAACTGGAGAGAATACAATGAAAAACTTGTAGCCCGTGGAGAAGCATATATTTCCCTGGATTTCATTGAAACGCAGGATAAAGATTTAGAGAAGTTAAACAGAGGGAAGGTAGGCGCACCATATGTATATCCTGAATGCCTGAAGGTGTTTTTGGCGTATTTACATGT includes:
- a CDS encoding transposase; this translates as MRKERWGKKYKDKRNWREYNEKLVARGEAYISLDFIETQDKDLEKLNRGKVGAPYVYPECLKVFLAYLHVLLNIDYRGLKGFLRGLSRLISFDVPDYTTICRRVNKVSIEIEKTLISYKNKEVVVYLDSSG